In Methanosarcina siciliae T4/M, one genomic interval encodes:
- a CDS encoding DUF1699 family protein, producing the protein MKIRVVSSREEIFTLNPNERIVHLAFRPSNKDIFSLVENCPKIEVIQLPKSYRRTVSKSIEMFLEMQRIQLIEGDVWGHRKDINEYYRIPSSIIEEIKELKIEGKSTEAIEEKVSRESKLNPEMVAYILRKDITA; encoded by the coding sequence TTGAAAATAAGGGTTGTGAGTTCAAGAGAAGAAATCTTTACATTGAATCCAAACGAAAGAATAGTTCACCTGGCATTCAGGCCTTCAAACAAGGATATTTTTTCCCTGGTCGAGAACTGCCCGAAGATTGAGGTAATACAGCTTCCGAAATCATACAGGCGCACGGTCTCAAAGTCCATAGAAATGTTCCTTGAAATGCAGCGCATCCAGCTCATAGAAGGAGATGTCTGGGGACACAGGAAAGATATAAACGAATACTACCGCATTCCTTCCTCTATAATTGAGGAGATAAAGGAATTGAAAATCGAAGGTAAGTCCACTGAGGCTATCGAAGAAAAAGTCTCAAGGGAAAGCAAACTTAATCCTGAAATGGTTGCATACATCCTCAGAAAGGATATTACTGCATGA
- a CDS encoding helix-turn-helix transcriptional regulator, protein MDPSCLIKTIFLSEKRKNVLVLLLKEGPKSIDEIKEALDVNSSALMPQIKKLLKWDLVTYDPVEDKYKLSDMGVLIVEKIEEFLNIINIYVENHEYWETRDLSEIPYHMRKRIGNLKHCELLEADRDCLFEFHPTFVEKVLTSKYVMMTSSTFQPQTVSIFSKLLRNNAKVSFVLTEQVFDKFFDDFPDQFKCFLSHENMSVSMRSGHIGPLTLAVTDTFMALWLFDKNGRFDGTTLISYEESAIKWGRELFTYYSSISNMVYINLDSGKMEFTGYNITKANKF, encoded by the coding sequence TTGGACCCATCTTGCCTGATAAAAACAATCTTTTTATCCGAAAAAAGAAAAAATGTACTGGTTCTTCTCCTGAAAGAAGGGCCAAAGAGCATCGATGAAATAAAAGAGGCTCTTGATGTCAACTCAAGTGCCCTTATGCCCCAGATTAAGAAACTTCTTAAATGGGATCTCGTAACCTACGACCCCGTTGAAGACAAATATAAGTTATCGGACATGGGAGTCCTTATTGTTGAAAAAATCGAGGAATTTCTGAATATTATCAACATTTATGTAGAAAATCATGAGTACTGGGAAACCCGCGACCTTAGTGAAATCCCGTATCATATGAGAAAAAGAATCGGAAACTTGAAGCATTGCGAGCTTCTGGAAGCAGACAGAGACTGTCTTTTTGAGTTCCATCCGACTTTTGTCGAAAAGGTCCTTACCTCAAAATATGTTATGATGACAAGCTCCACCTTCCAGCCCCAGACAGTCAGCATATTTTCAAAGCTCCTCCGGAATAACGCAAAAGTCTCTTTCGTACTTACGGAACAGGTTTTTGATAAGTTTTTTGACGATTTCCCGGACCAATTTAAGTGCTTCCTTTCCCATGAAAACATGAGTGTTTCCATGCGCAGCGGGCATATTGGCCCTCTTACTCTTGCTGTAACAGACACCTTTATGGCACTCTGGCTCTTTGACAAGAACGGGAGGTTCGACGGGACCACACTTATAAGTTACGAGGAAAGCGCTATCAAATGGGGAAGAGAACTCTTCACTTATTACTCCAGCATCTCAAATATGGTCTATATAAATTTGGATTCCGGAAAAATGGAGTTTACAGGCTATAATATCACAAAAGCAAACAAATTCTGA
- a CDS encoding corrinoid protein, with protein MDDLPEEVQEIIEELDEAAEDEDEDAIKELTQKLLATGADVEAITLKKLALLVMDGEEEMTQGWTQVAIQIGMDPFKTLIEGLAAGMSLIGKKYEEGEAFVPQLLIASAAMYGGMDLLAPYMKQDENSASKAITVVIGTVEGDVHDIGKSLVKTLLSANGFNCVDLGNDVPAPRFIEAAKENKATAVSMSTLMTTTMAEMPKVVKMLENEGIRDKLLVMVGGAPITAEYASQIGADVSPHDAASAASWLKGAVFDFPSESVRWS; from the coding sequence ATGGATGATCTACCGGAAGAAGTCCAGGAAATAATCGAAGAACTGGATGAAGCAGCAGAAGATGAAGATGAGGATGCAATTAAAGAGCTGACCCAAAAGCTTCTGGCCACCGGAGCTGATGTGGAAGCAATTACCCTCAAAAAACTTGCACTCCTGGTAATGGACGGAGAGGAGGAAATGACCCAGGGCTGGACACAGGTGGCAATCCAGATCGGAATGGACCCCTTCAAAACCCTTATAGAAGGGCTCGCAGCAGGTATGAGCCTTATCGGGAAAAAATACGAAGAAGGAGAAGCCTTTGTTCCCCAGCTCCTGATAGCTTCGGCTGCAATGTACGGCGGAATGGACCTTCTCGCCCCCTACATGAAACAGGATGAAAACAGCGCTTCAAAAGCTATAACAGTTGTCATTGGGACGGTTGAAGGCGATGTCCATGATATTGGGAAGAGCCTTGTAAAAACCCTGCTCAGCGCAAATGGTTTCAATTGTGTGGACCTTGGAAATGATGTCCCGGCCCCCAGGTTCATCGAAGCTGCAAAAGAGAATAAAGCAACCGCAGTTTCCATGAGCACCCTTATGACCACAACCATGGCCGAAATGCCGAAGGTTGTCAAAATGCTTGAAAATGAAGGCATCAGGGACAAATTACTGGTAATGGTTGGTGGAGCTCCTATCACAGCCGAGTATGCATCCCAGATAGGGGCAGATGTTTCTCCCCACGATGCAGCCAGTGCGGCAAGCTGGCTGAAAGGAGCGGTTTTTGACTTTCCATCCGAAAGCGTGAGATGGAGTTAA
- a CDS encoding MFS transporter, which translates to MEINQDNVSKVMKYRWVVFVILALAYFFVYFHRVSTAVVATDIMNTFGVGAASIGLLGSAYFYAYTAMQLPSGILSDSWGVKKTAAVFTLLAAVGAVLTGVASNFTMVLIGRVLIGIGVAMVYIPVMKVLAIWFKKNEFASMSGVLLAIGNIGALSAAGPLAIMAAAFGDWQKVFLMLGVFSALLAVAIFVLVKDKPEDMDCPTIPEIEAYEKGERYVPPKAVEKIPMGEALRQTFSSGMKFWPLSIWFFFMYGSLMVYQGLWGGPFFRDVLGWDKGTYAGILSFIAIGMIFGCPIAGYLSDKVLKSRKKVLIAGTAVYIVLWGVIWSQAGNITSTTAYTLIHFLFGFFGGFFIVSYAQIKEWFPASIVGTATGAYNIFPFLGGAIFMTLTGKMMEVSDGAVASVAQYKSVWLLMFACMVFAFLCLLVSKEKGAENTAAPVKVTEAGDAPVGSQR; encoded by the coding sequence ATGGAAATTAATCAGGATAATGTAAGTAAAGTTATGAAATATCGCTGGGTTGTCTTTGTTATCCTTGCCCTTGCATATTTCTTTGTGTACTTCCACCGCGTGTCTACAGCAGTAGTTGCGACTGACATCATGAATACATTTGGAGTGGGCGCTGCCTCCATAGGACTGCTCGGGTCCGCATACTTCTATGCCTACACGGCAATGCAACTTCCAAGCGGGATATTAAGTGACAGCTGGGGTGTAAAAAAGACCGCTGCTGTCTTTACCCTGCTTGCCGCAGTCGGAGCCGTCCTTACCGGAGTTGCCTCCAACTTCACTATGGTCCTTATCGGAAGGGTATTAATAGGGATAGGAGTGGCAATGGTCTACATTCCTGTAATGAAGGTACTTGCCATCTGGTTCAAGAAGAACGAGTTTGCTTCAATGTCCGGAGTCCTGCTGGCAATAGGGAACATCGGTGCCCTCAGTGCGGCAGGTCCTCTTGCCATAATGGCAGCGGCCTTTGGAGACTGGCAGAAAGTCTTCCTTATGCTCGGGGTATTTTCAGCACTGCTTGCAGTAGCAATCTTTGTGCTTGTTAAGGATAAACCCGAAGATATGGACTGCCCGACCATTCCTGAAATCGAAGCCTACGAAAAAGGTGAAAGATACGTACCCCCGAAAGCCGTCGAAAAAATTCCGATGGGTGAAGCCCTCAGGCAGACATTCAGCTCCGGCATGAAGTTCTGGCCCCTTTCCATCTGGTTCTTCTTTATGTACGGAAGCCTCATGGTCTATCAGGGCCTATGGGGAGGCCCCTTTTTCAGGGACGTTCTCGGCTGGGATAAAGGGACCTATGCAGGTATCCTCTCCTTCATAGCAATAGGTATGATCTTCGGCTGTCCGATTGCAGGCTACCTCTCGGATAAAGTGCTCAAGTCCAGAAAGAAAGTCCTCATTGCAGGCACTGCAGTATACATAGTGCTCTGGGGAGTCATCTGGTCACAGGCAGGAAACATTACCAGTACCACCGCATACACCCTCATCCACTTCCTCTTCGGGTTCTTCGGAGGTTTCTTCATCGTATCCTATGCCCAGATAAAAGAATGGTTCCCGGCATCGATCGTAGGAACCGCAACAGGGGCATACAATATTTTCCCCTTCCTTGGAGGAGCCATCTTCATGACCCTGACCGGGAAGATGATGGAAGTCTCGGACGGCGCTGTTGCTTCCGTAGCCCAGTATAAATCCGTCTGGCTCCTCATGTTTGCCTGCATGGTCTTTGCCTTCCTCTGCCTGCTGGTCTCAAAAGAAAAAGGCGCAGAAAACACTGCTGCCCCCGTAAAAGTTACAGAAGCCGGGGATGCGCCTGTCGGGTCTCAGAGATAA
- a CDS encoding pentapeptide repeat-containing protein: MKDADIPFLLRWSPPGTVFFFKQQFVFFDAFSRARFFDQGFLIEAYLTEAYLTEAYLTEAYLIEAYLTEAYLTEAYLTEAYLTEAYLTEAYLTEAYLIKSYLIKDCLQTSQLQLLPRF, translated from the coding sequence ATGAAAGATGCCGATATCCCATTCTTACTGAGGTGGTCTCCTCCCGGAACAGTTTTTTTCTTCAAACAGCAATTCGTATTTTTTGATGCATTTTCCCGAGCAAGGTTTTTTGACCAGGGGTTTTTGATCGAAGCTTATCTGACCGAAGCTTATCTGACCGAAGCTTATCTGACCGAAGCTTATCTGATCGAAGCTTATCTGACCGAAGCTTATCTGACCGAAGCTTATCTGACCGAAGCTTATCTGACCGAAGCTTATCTGACCGAAGCTTATCTGACCGAAGCTTATCTGATCAAATCTTATCTGATCAAAGATTGTCTGCAGACCAGTCAGCTGCAGCTTTTACCCAGGTTTTGA
- a CDS encoding DUF1699 family protein translates to MKIRVVSSREEIFTLNPNERIVHLAFRPSNKDIFGLVETCPKIEVIQLPKSYMATVSGSIEMFLQMQRIQLLEGDVWGHRKDINEYYAIPSSVIEKIKELKIEGKSAEEIEKKVSRESKLNPEMVAYLLTKETLA, encoded by the coding sequence ATGAAGATAAGAGTAGTCAGTTCAAGAGAAGAAATCTTTACATTGAATCCAAACGAAAGAATAGTTCACCTGGCATTCAGACCTTCAAACAAGGACATCTTTGGATTGGTTGAAACATGCCCGAAGATTGAGGTAATTCAGTTACCCAAATCTTATATGGCCACTGTTTCAGGATCTATAGAGATGTTCCTGCAGATGCAGCGCATCCAGCTTCTTGAAGGAGATGTCTGGGGGCACAGGAAAGATATAAACGAATATTACGCAATTCCATCTTCAGTGATTGAAAAAATTAAGGAATTAAAAATCGAAGGCAAGTCCGCGGAGGAGATTGAGAAAAAGGTTTCACGAGAAAGCAAGCTGAATCCTGAAATGGTCGCTTATCTCCTGACAAAGGAAACTCTTGCTTAA
- a CDS encoding DHH family phosphoesterase yields the protein MTDDKRTILIYYHDDNDGYCAAAVAGNYYDRNEFAIKFVAINYGKESWNKEEIGAAEKVWLLDFTSDKMNEFVKVCGPKLTWIDHHKTAIEKFPELWNSGNIPGIRSIKKAACVLTWEYTHPETLSPPAAVAYIGDKDMWKFEYAETRAFSAGFSLMVKTPEDPAWEVLLGSGSECEDTVNKMISLGKLLLESQNYKLRKAFERGVDCTFHNWRARLVNTTGSISELGEFIYRMPEYDIAIMWQAVEDMVVFSLRSDSGNPDSPDCAEIAQQYGGGGHRNAAGFQKKNMDFPRLLFCQV from the coding sequence ATGACAGATGATAAACGCACGATTTTAATTTATTATCACGATGACAATGATGGATACTGTGCAGCCGCCGTTGCTGGAAATTACTATGATCGAAATGAATTTGCCATAAAGTTTGTTGCTATAAATTACGGCAAGGAATCCTGGAATAAGGAGGAAATAGGGGCAGCTGAAAAAGTGTGGCTTCTTGATTTTACAAGCGATAAAATGAATGAATTCGTAAAGGTTTGCGGGCCTAAACTTACATGGATAGATCATCATAAAACTGCCATCGAGAAATTTCCTGAGCTCTGGAATTCGGGCAATATCCCGGGAATCAGGTCTATCAAAAAGGCAGCCTGTGTACTTACATGGGAGTACACGCATCCTGAAACTCTTTCACCTCCTGCAGCCGTTGCCTATATCGGGGACAAAGACATGTGGAAGTTTGAATACGCCGAGACCAGGGCTTTTAGCGCTGGCTTCAGTCTGATGGTGAAAACTCCTGAGGATCCGGCATGGGAAGTGCTTCTTGGTTCCGGGTCCGAATGCGAGGATACTGTAAATAAGATGATATCTCTCGGTAAATTGCTCCTGGAATCTCAAAATTACAAGCTTCGGAAAGCATTCGAACGCGGGGTAGATTGCACTTTCCATAACTGGAGAGCCAGGCTTGTGAACACTACCGGAAGTATCTCCGAGCTCGGAGAATTCATCTACAGGATGCCTGAATATGATATTGCTATCATGTGGCAGGCTGTGGAAGATATGGTGGTATTCAGTCTGAGGTCGGATTCGGGGAATCCTGACTCCCCCGATTGTGCCGAAATTGCTCAGCAATACGGAGGCGGGGGGCACAGGAACGCTGCAGGGTTCCAGAAAAAGAATATGGATTTCCCACGTCTACTTTTCTGTCAGGTCTAA
- a CDS encoding uroporphyrinogen decarboxylase family protein: MVSEMTSKERVFAMLNRKPVDRVPVITGSAMVKEYIEKSGSSWPDYHSNAEMMVNTVSLMHTDAGLDNIVMPFGMFIESMALGLEVKMGRIDIQPSVRSFFNKPEEVKYDNFLEDKYVQTTLDAIKLAKEKYPDAAVTAFLVAPITLAGDLMGAENLSMLSIKCLQKEKQMQKMKDWISIALEINKIYAKACVEAGADILYYSDASASPNLVMPEFYYQIAVPAEKEIGDFVHHLGCPWELHICGDTVPIIEGMASTGADCLSVEQAVNMDEATKIAGNVPIVGNVTPLLMVEGTEEQIIEETRKGLDGGAKASMLGCGTPPLSSSDKLKTWVKAAADWSADNL; the protein is encoded by the coding sequence ATGGTATCTGAGATGACCTCAAAAGAAAGGGTCTTTGCAATGCTCAACAGAAAGCCGGTTGACAGAGTCCCGGTGATCACAGGCTCTGCTATGGTCAAGGAATATATAGAGAAGAGCGGGAGTTCCTGGCCCGATTACCATAGCAATGCAGAGATGATGGTCAATACTGTGAGCCTTATGCATACCGACGCCGGGCTTGATAATATTGTAATGCCTTTTGGAATGTTCATAGAATCCATGGCTCTTGGCCTTGAAGTGAAGATGGGAAGAATTGATATTCAGCCTTCGGTAAGGAGCTTTTTCAACAAGCCCGAGGAGGTAAAATATGACAATTTCCTTGAAGACAAATATGTACAAACTACACTTGACGCCATAAAACTCGCAAAGGAAAAATACCCCGACGCAGCAGTTACTGCGTTTCTCGTAGCTCCCATAACCCTTGCAGGAGATCTCATGGGTGCTGAGAACCTGTCCATGCTCAGCATCAAGTGCCTCCAGAAGGAAAAGCAAATGCAAAAAATGAAGGACTGGATTTCGATAGCCCTGGAAATTAACAAAATCTATGCCAAGGCCTGTGTCGAAGCCGGGGCTGATATCCTGTACTATTCGGATGCATCCGCATCTCCCAATCTGGTAATGCCTGAGTTCTACTACCAGATAGCTGTTCCTGCTGAAAAAGAAATAGGGGACTTCGTGCACCATCTAGGATGCCCCTGGGAACTTCACATCTGCGGAGATACCGTCCCGATCATTGAAGGAATGGCATCCACAGGCGCGGACTGCCTCAGTGTAGAACAGGCTGTGAATATGGACGAAGCAACCAAGATCGCCGGAAACGTGCCTATTGTCGGGAATGTGACCCCCCTCCTGATGGTCGAAGGCACGGAAGAGCAGATTATCGAAGAAACAAGAAAAGGGCTTGACGGCGGAGCAAAAGCCAGCATGCTCGGATGCGGAACCCCTCCCCTGAGCAGCTCGGACAAGCTCAAAACCTGGGTAAAAGCTGCAGCTGACTGGTCTGCAGACAATCTTTGA
- a CDS encoding EFR1 family ferrodoxin (N-terminal region resembles flavodoxins. C-terminal ferrodoxin region binds two 4Fe-4S clusters.): protein MPRKIRIVKIAYFSGTGSTARVAGALQKELERRGVSVVRFGIRAGNLPTGDKENLLVLLFAVHAFNAPGIVYQWIDSLSENNEIVPAAVISVSGGGEITPNTACRVSSIRKLEKKNYRVVYEKMIVMPSNWVVKTDDMLAIRLLEILPSKVERIADDLLAGVVRRTEPNFIDRIFSMFGELEKKGTKFFGERIQVNENCSGCGWCEKKCPANNINMLEGKPVFGKDCFLCLKCIYGCPGKALSAGAFKFIILKEGYDLKEIEKRMEGIRPFPVEDLAKGFLWKGVKKYLLED from the coding sequence ATGCCGCGAAAAATTCGTATAGTCAAAATAGCCTACTTTTCAGGAACCGGAAGCACAGCTCGGGTTGCAGGTGCTCTCCAGAAGGAACTGGAGAGGCGAGGGGTATCTGTCGTCAGGTTCGGGATAAGGGCCGGAAATCTCCCTACCGGAGATAAAGAGAACCTCCTGGTACTATTATTTGCTGTACATGCTTTCAATGCTCCCGGGATTGTATATCAGTGGATTGACAGCCTTTCCGAGAATAATGAAATCGTTCCAGCGGCTGTAATATCCGTTTCTGGGGGTGGGGAAATAACCCCCAATACTGCTTGCCGAGTAAGCTCTATACGCAAACTGGAGAAAAAGAACTACCGGGTTGTTTATGAAAAGATGATAGTTATGCCTTCAAACTGGGTGGTGAAAACCGATGATATGCTGGCTATCCGGTTGCTTGAGATCCTGCCTTCAAAGGTTGAGCGTATAGCTGATGACCTGCTAGCAGGCGTTGTGCGCAGAACCGAGCCCAATTTCATAGACCGCATATTCTCCATGTTTGGGGAGCTGGAAAAAAAAGGGACCAAATTCTTTGGGGAAAGAATTCAGGTAAATGAGAACTGCAGTGGCTGCGGTTGGTGTGAAAAAAAATGCCCTGCAAACAACATCAATATGTTGGAAGGAAAACCGGTCTTTGGAAAGGATTGTTTTCTATGCTTAAAATGTATTTACGGCTGTCCCGGGAAAGCCCTTAGTGCAGGGGCATTCAAATTCATCATCCTGAAGGAAGGGTATGACCTCAAGGAAATCGAAAAGAGAATGGAAGGAATCCGACCGTTTCCGGTAGAGGATCTGGCGAAGGGATTTCTCTGGAAAGGGGTAAAAAAATACTTACTTGAAGATTGA